In Hevea brasiliensis isolate MT/VB/25A 57/8 chromosome 13, ASM3005281v1, whole genome shotgun sequence, a single genomic region encodes these proteins:
- the LOC110658394 gene encoding transcription factor LAF1 — protein MGCRSSDKPKPKPKHRKGLWSPEEDQRLRNYVLKHGHGCWSSVPINAGLQRNGKSCRLRWINYLRPGLKRGMFSLQEEETILTLHRLLGNKWSQIAQHLPGRTDNEIKNYWHSHLKKKVLKADQAMEEANTSSDNLEPNSPNKLTITQTPNYESLLMNVEKSPTDTDRLVPQLSESPKQPNRSSLPKLMFAEWLSLDSFSSLSEAIMASKDQNNSSFMDNFMQGCFLNEGTLFGNSEYRNSPLNDASPEDMFSPQFKFECHSSGNDQFVDFSSGEDICSEFNMKNDLKYIYEY, from the exons ATGGGTTGCAGGTCTTCAGACAAGCCAAAGCCAAAGCCAAAGCACAGGAAGGGCTTGTGGTCACCTGAAGAAGACCAAAGGCTCAGAAACTACGTCCTCAAACATGGCCATGGCTGTTGGAGCTCCGTCCCCATTAACGCCG GTCTGCAGCGGAACGGGAAGAGCTGCCGATTGAGATGGATTAATTACTTGAGACCAGGACTAAAACGAGGCATGTTTTCTTTACAAGAGGAAGAAACAATCCTCACCCTCCATCGCTTGTTAGGCAACAA GTGGTCTCAAATAGCACAGCATTTGCCTGGAAGAACAGATAATGAGATAAAGAACTACTGGCATTCCCATTTGAAGAAAAAGGTGCTCAAAGCTGATCAAGCAATGGAGGAAGCGAACACAAGCTCAGATAATTTGGAACCAAATTCTCCCAATAAACTCACAATAACGCAAACTCCAAATTATGAATCATTGTTGATGAACGTGGAAAAATCACCAACCGATACAGATCGGTTGGTTCCACAGTTGTCTGAATCTCCTAAACAGCCTAACAGAAGCTCCTTGCCTAAGCTTATGTTCGCCGAGTGGCTTTCGCTTGACAGCTTTTCAAGCTTAAGTGAGGCAATAATGGCTTCCAAGGATCAAAACAATTCCAGCTTCATGGATAATTTCATGCAAGGTTGTTTTTTGAATGAGGGAACATTATTTGGTAATAGTGAGTATCGCAATTCCCCATTGAACGATGCCTCCCCTGAAGACATGTTCAGTCCACAGTTTAAATTCGAATGCCATAGTTCAGGAAATGATCAGTTTGTTGATTTTAGCTCTGGAGAGGATATTTGTAGTGAATTCAACATGAAGAACGATTTGAAGTATATATATGAGTATTGA